From one Solea solea chromosome 15, fSolSol10.1, whole genome shotgun sequence genomic stretch:
- the pibf1 gene encoding progesterone-induced-blocking factor 1: protein MPPKKYQLKTAAANASTSLEPESEDISLETTVPTTEDVSSSDEQRGGSQKPTRQLLERKELLYSVQLLKIELSQKNLTIDNMKADHMSKIDEMEEKLNDTIHQKQVLALRLDSQLKLAQEESRREQALRKQEMETLLLKQQQLEETNRQLCEKAGELRKSLRDLEISQDKYQELRDLPEDTISIQEYVAMRFYEVVTPLRAQLAELSVKKGSLTEELDTHRSQMKALMESYEEERRLRAELELRSQRLTLELADTKQQIQEGDYRLVNYPNIKRDCDSFERELRELKRRFETLDLTHTAVTRERDSLSKEVATLQQTVTLLEKDKDYLHRQNMELNVRCAHEEDRLERLQVQLEDTKRAREDTYEKYVASRDHYKMEYENKLREELENIRLKTHQEIDNLQRTSREMYERENRNLRESRDDAVLEKDRAVAAERDTQSRYDQLLEQYRQLQLGTDSRVAELSNQAKLHSFEAERAQMVKEETAKSLAQCQVECEKQQKKLELLTQEFYRLQTSSDKQVVELQARNAEQASRLETYEKLEQELDQVTMQAAEIEDEEEAERVLFSYGYGANVPTTAKRRLKQSVHLARRVLQLERQNTTLRRELERHESQSGRISEELSAANRLLDQTQQPYSYLIETARQKEAQIGALKERVSSLEDDVSSLRKERNGLQQVKNNMAADLERLLNHQEELAVMKQVLIRMQSGEGDSLDLLDTAKPSVTTSGAGKQQTKRINKAAVEESPNKPKPIVFTNKQVPDWYQKPRHK from the exons ATGCCTCCCAAGAAGTATCAGCTGAAGACGGCAGCGGCCAACGCTTCCACCTCGCTGGAGCCCGAGTCTGAGGACATCAGCCTGGAGACGACCGTGCCCACCACCGAGGACGTGTCCTCGTCTGACGAGCAGCGGGGCGGCTCCCAGAAGCCGACCCGTCAGCTGCTGGAGAGGAAGGAGCTGCTGTACAGCGTCCAGCTGCTGAAGATCGAGCTGTCTCAGAAAAATCTCACCATAGACAACATGAAGGCCGACCACATGTCCAAG attgatgagatggaggagaagctgAATGACACCATACATCAGAAACAAGTGTTGGCCCTGAGACTGGACAGCCAGCTGAAACTCGCTCAGGAAGAAAGCAG AAGGGAGCAGGCTCTGCGGAAGCAGGAGATGGAGACCCTTCTgctcaagcagcagcagctggaggagacAAACCGACAGCTGTGTGAAAAGGCTGGAGAGCTGCGGAAGTCTCTCAGGGATCTGGAAATCTCCCAGGACAAGTACCAGGAGCTCCGTGACCTCCCTGAAGACACCATCTCCATACAGGAATACGTAGCT ATGCGTTTCTACGAGGTGGTGACTCCTCTCCGGGCTCAGCTGGCTGAGCTCAGTGTTAAGAAGGGCAGTTTGACTGAAgagctggacacacacagaagtcagaTGAAGGCTTTGATGGAG AGCTACGAGGAGGAGCGGCGTCTGCGTGCTGAGCTAGAATTGAGGAGCCAGAGACTGACACTGGAACTGGCTGATACCAAGCAGCAGATCCAGGAAGGAGACTACCGCCTCGTCAACTACCCGAACATCAAACG AGATTGTGACAGTTTTGAACGAGAGCTGAGGGAGTTAAAGAGGAGATTTGAAACACTGGACCTGACTCACACTGCAGTGACCAGAGAAAGGGACTCACTCAGTAAAGAG GTGGCAACATTGCAGCAGACAGTGACTTTACTAGAGAAAGACAAGGACTACCTCCACAGGCAGAACATGGAGCTAAATGTCCGCTGTGCACATGAAGAGGACCGCCTAGAAAGACTTCAG GTGCAATTAGAAGACACCAAGAGGGCCAGGGAGGACACCTATGAAAAATATGTAGCATCCAG AGACCATTATAAGATGGAGTATGAGAACAAGTTAAGAGAGGAGTTGGAGAACATCAGACTGAAAACCCATCAGGAGATTGACAACCTGCAGAGAACCTCCAGGGAGATGTACGAAAGAGAGAACAG GAATCTGCGTGAGTCCAGAGACGATGCAGTGCTGGAGAAAGACAGAGCTGTGGCAGCTGAGAGAGACACTCAGTCCAGATACGATCAGCTGCTGGAACA GTACCGTCAGCTCCAGCTGGGAACTGACAGCCGGGTAGCCGAGCTCTCAAACCAGGCCAAGCTGCACTCCTTCGAAGCCGAACGCGCTCAGATGGTCAAGGAGGAGACGGCGAAGTCTCTGGCACAGTGTCAGGTGGAGTGTGAGAAACAACAGAAGAAACTGGAG ctcctcACTCAGGAGTTTTACAGGCTGCAGACGTCATCAGACAAGCAGGTCGTGGAGCTGCAAGCTCGGAATGCCGAGCAGGCTTCTCGCCTGGAGACATACGAAAAACTGGAGCAGGAGTTAGATCAAGTCACAATGCAGGCTGCTGAGA TTGAGGAcgaagaggaggcagagagagttTTGTTCTCATATGGCTATGGAGCCAATGTTCCCACAACGGCCAAAAGAAGACTAAAGCAGAG CGTTCACCTGGCCCGCAGGGTGTTACAGCTCGAGCGGCAGAACACGACACTGAGGAGAGAGCTGGAGAGACACGAGTCACAGTCGGGACGGATATCCGAGGAG ttGTCGGCAGCCAATCGTCTGTTGGACCAGACGCAGCAGCCCTATAGCTACCTGATCGAGACCGCCCGACAAAAGGAGGCACAGATCGGCGCGCTGAAGGAACGCGTCTCGTCGCTCGAGGACGACGTGAG TTCTCTGAGGAAAGAGCGGAATGGTCTGCAGCAGGTGAAGAACAACATGGCCGCTGATCTGGAGAGACTCCTTAACCATCAAGAG GAGTTAGCCGTGATGAAGCAGGTCCTGATCAGAATGCAGTCCGGAGAGGGAGACTCTCTGGACCTGCTGGACACAGCCAAACCTAGCGTCACGACCTCTGGTGCAGGAAAACAGCAGACCAAACGTATCAACAAGGCTGCAGTGGAGGAGTCGCCAAACAAACCCAAACCTATTGTATTT ACCAATAAACAAGTTCCGGACTGGTACCAAAAGCCGAGGCACAAATAA
- the dis3 gene encoding exosome complex exonuclease RRP44, whose amino-acid sequence MLKSKTFVKKTRSGGVMKIVREHYLREDIWCGSEACTECKQESTELLKDACIESNLCSFPHYLVPDSNVVLHQIDVLEDPVIRNVIILQTVLQEVRHRSAPVYKRLKDIIHEKEKHFYTFTNEHHRDTFIEREPGESANDRNDRAIRVAAKWYSQHLKKFEADTDGLCVVLLTNDQGNKEKAEESGLLVYRFEEYIKSLIANPELVDRLALSNNDKNEITSSKVLFPEHLPLSRIQSGIKSGSFLQGTFRASRDNYLEATVFVQGEGEDSTEVLIQGLQNLNRAVHQDVVAVQLLPRNQWVAPSSVVLQDEGAAKDDAVEEGEEEKALKISAAEAARKPTGKVVGVIKRNWRPFCGMLNISQIKESTRHLFTPADRRIPRIRIETRQASTLAGQRIMVAIDGWPKSSRYPNGHFVRSLGGAGEKDTEQEVLLLEHDVPHQAFSQAVLSFLPKTPWAITPEDMAKREDLRHLTVCSVDPPGCTDIDDALHCRELENGNLEVGVHIADVTHFIRPGNALDKEAANRGTTVYLCGKRIDMVPELLSSNLCSLRSNVERLAFSCIWEMNQKAEILKTRFTKSVINSKASLTYAEAQMRIDDVTKNDETTKSLRGLNKLAKILKRGRIEKGALTLSSLEVRFHIDSETHDPIDLQTKELMETNSMVEEFMLLANISVAQKIYDEFPECAMLRKHPAPPPSNYDILLKAAKSKDVEIHTDSAKALADSLDVAKVDGFPYFNTLLRILATRCMMQAVYFCSGMDSDFHHYGLASPIYTHFTSPIRRYADIIVHRLLAVAIGADSTYPDLMDKHKQSALSNNLNYRHKMSQYAQRASVAFHTQLFFKNRGILNEEGFVLFVRKNAIIVLIPKFGLEGTVFFDSKDKTGPNLVFDEEGPTLSVEQHAFHIFDKVKVTISLDASNIQHQKIRMSLIDPVIPGVSVPAPDVEPLAKKPRIDS is encoded by the exons ATGTTGAAGTCTAAAACGTTCGTCAAGAAGACGCGCTCGGGTGGAGTGATGAAAATAGTGCGTGAGCATTATTTGAGAGAAGATATTTGGTGCGGGAGTGAAGCGTGCACTGAGTGCAAGCAGGAGTCCACGGAGTTGCTGAAAGACGCGTGCATTGAGAGCAACCTGTGCTCTTTTCCTCATTATCTGGTCCCTGACTCGAACGTGGTTCTACatcag ATTGACGTGTTGGAGGATCCTGTGATTCGTAATGTGATTATCCTGCAGACTGTGCTGCAGGAAGTTCGCCACCGCAGTGCGCCAGTCTATAAACGCCTGAAGGACATCATACACGAGAAAGAGAAGCACTTCTACACCTTTACCAATGAGCACCACAG AGACACGTTTATTGAACGTGAACCAGGGGAGAGTGCCAACGATCGTAATGACCGGGCAATCCGCGTTGCAGCCAAGTGGTACAGCCAACACTTGAAGAAGTTTGAGGCCGACACAGACGGCCTGTGTGTGGTTCTTCTTACCAATGACCAAGGGAACAAGGAGAAGGCAGAGGAGAGCGGCCTGCTGGTGTACAGAT TTGAGGAGTACATCAAGAGTCTGATTGCAAACCCTGAGCTTGTGGATCGTCTGGCATTGTCCAATAATGACAAG AATGAAATCACCAGTAGTAAGGTGTTATTTCCAGAGCACCTGCCTCTGTCCAGGATTCAATCAGGAATTAAGAGCGGCTCCTTCCTGCAGGGAACCTTTAGAGCGAGCAGGGACAACTATCTCGAAGCAACTGTCTTTGTTCAGGGAGAGGGGGAAGACAGCACAGAG GTTCTCATCCAGGGTCTTCAGAACCTCAACAGAGCAGTGCACCAAGATGTGGTTGCTGTGCAGCTTTTGCCACGGAATCAGTGGGTGGCGCCCTCCTCAGTCGTGCTGCAGGATGAAGGTGCAGCAAAAGATGACGCCGTTGAagaaggggaggaggaaaaagct TTAAAGATttcagcagctgaagcagcCAGGAAACCTACAGGGAAAGTGGTGGGAGTCATCAAAAGGAACTGGAGGCCTTTTTGTGGCATGCTCAATATATCCCAAATTAAGGAA TCAACCCGCCATCTCTTCACCCCAGCAGACCGCCGAATCCCACGCATTCGCATTGAAACACGCCAGGCCTCAACACTGGCAGGTCAAAGGATCATGGTGGCCATTGACGGCTGGCCCAAATCCTCCAGATATCCAAAC ggCCACTTTGTGCGAAGCCTGGGTGGTGCAGGGGAGAAGGACACGGAGCAGGAGGTGCTGCTACTAGAGCATGATGTCCCCCATCAGGCTTTCTCTCAGGCTGTGCTAAGTTTCCTCCCCAAGACGCCTTGGGCCATTACTCCAGAG GACATGGCGAAGAGGGAAGACCTGAGGCATCTGACAGTGTGCAGCGTTGATCCTCCAGGATGTACAGATATAGACGACGCCCTGCACTGCAGAGAGCTGGAAAATGGAAACCTAGAG gtGGGGGTCCACATCGCTGATGTCACTCACTTTATCAGACCTGGCAACGCTCTGGACAAAGAAGCTGCCAACCGTGGCACCACTGTCTACTTGTGTGGCAAG AGGATAGACATGGTTCCTGAGTTGCTCAGCTCCAATCTTTGTTCTCTGCGCTCCAACGTGGAGAG GCTCGCTTTCTCATGTATCTGGGAAATGAACCAGAAAGCTGAAATACTAAAGACGCGGTTCACAAAAAGTGTCATTAACTCTAAG GCGTCTCTGACGTACGCCGAGGCCCAGATGAGAATCGACGACGTCACCAAGAATGACGAGACTACCAAGAGCCTGCGGGGTCTGAACAAACTAGCCAAAATCCTGAAGAGGGGGAGGATAGAGAAAGG TGCGCTGACGCTGTCGTCCTTAGAGGTCCGCTTCCACATAGACAGCGAAACCCACGACCCCATTGACCTCCAGACCAAAGAACTCAT GGAGACAAACTCTATGGTGGAGGAGTTCATGTTGCTTGCCAACATTTCGGTTGCCCAGAAGATTTATGATGAATTTCCAGAGTGTGCTATGCTGAGAAAACATCCAGCGCCGCCTCCGTCCAATTACGACATTCTCCTCAAGGCTGCAAAGTCCAAA GATGTGGAGATCCACACGGACTCTGCCAAGGCACTGGCCGACTCCCTGGACGTGGCCAAAGTGGACGGATTCCCGTACTTTAACACGCTCCTGCGAATCTTGGCCACTCGCTGCATGATGCAGGCTGTCTATTTCTGTTCTGGCATGGACAGCGATTTCCACCACTACGGCCTCGCCTCACCCATTTATACACATTTCACCTCACCTATCAGGAG GTACGCTGATATAATAGTGCACCGCCTGCTGGCAGTGGCCATAGGTGCAGACAGCACGTACCCAGATTTGATGGACAAACACAAGCAGTCGGCTCTCAGCAACAACCTCAACTACAGACATAAAATGTCTCAGTACGCTCAGAGGGCGTCCGTGGCCTTCCACACACAG TTGTTCTTCAAGAACCGAGGAATCCTTAACGAAGAGGGATTTGTTCTCTTTGTGAGGAAGAACGCGATCATTGTGCTCATCCCAAAGTTCGGCCTGGAAGGAACGGTCTTCTTTGACAGCAAAGACAAAACCGGCCCGAACCTTGTTTTTGACGAAGAG GGCCCTACTCTGAGCGTAGAACAACACGCCTTCCACATATTTGACAAGGTGAAGGTCACCATCAGCTTAGACGCCTCCAATATTCAGCACCAGAAGATCCGCATGTCGCTGATTGACCCTGTG atccCTGGTGTGAGTGTTCCAGCCCCAGATGTTGAACCACTGGCTAAAAAACCAAGAATCGACAGCTGA